From a region of the Nonlabens sp. Hel1_33_55 genome:
- the gcvP gene encoding aminomethyl-transferring glycine dehydrogenase, translated as MNTDRFALRHIGPRRADLPEMLEKIGVEDIDQLIHETIPAGIRLKKELELDKAMSEYEFSSHINTLGNKNKQYKSFIGLGYNAAIIPAVIQRNILENPGWYTAYTPYQAEIAQGRLEALLNYQTMVTDLTGMELANASLLDESTAAAEAMTLLLSVRDRDQKKNNHVKFFVDHDVLPQTKELLKTRAIPLEIELVEGNPKEMDLDDTYYAILLQYPGASGNVVDYTAFAKECSNKGIRIAVAADILSLVLLEAPGHWGADVVVGTTQRFGIPLGYGGPHAAFFATREEFKRQIPGRIIGVTKDMDGKRALRMALQTREQHIKRDKATSNICTAQVLLAVMAGMYAVYHGPRGLKYIASKVHKHAATLADAIEKLGIYQTNENYFDTLSFKADSDAVRKVALEMELNFYYPDADTVQVSINETTSLADLNEIVSAFAKAVNKEANSITRLLKETNLGTGRQTDFLTFEVFNSYHSETELMRYIKRLERKDLALNHSMIALGSCTMKLNAAAEMLPLSDPQWGNIHPFVPLDQAAGYQEMLKKLELQLNEATGFAGTSLQPNSGAQGEFAGLMAIRAYHISRGDEHRNICLIPSSAHGTNPASAVMAGMQVVVTKALENGNIDVDDLREKAEKYKDSLSALMVTYPSTHGVYESAIKEITGLIHENGGLVYMDGANMNAQVGLTNPGNIGADVCHLNLHKTFAIPHGGGGPGVGPICVAKRLVPFLPTNPIVPTGGDQAITPISAAPFGSALACLISYGYICMLGADGLKRSTEYAIINANYIKERLKGSFECLYSGEQGRAAHEMIIDCRPFKENGIEVVDIAKRLMDYGFHAPTVSFPVAGTMMIEPTESESKTEMDRFCDAMISIRKEISECDKDEPNNLLKNAPHTMMMLTANEWDFPYTREQAAYPLDWVSLNKFWPSVRRADDAYGDRNLMCTCAPMEEYL; from the coding sequence ATGAATACAGATCGTTTTGCACTTAGACACATTGGCCCACGACGCGCAGATCTTCCAGAGATGTTGGAAAAAATCGGCGTTGAGGATATTGATCAGTTAATTCATGAGACCATTCCTGCGGGAATTAGGCTCAAAAAAGAATTGGAGCTTGACAAAGCCATGAGTGAATATGAATTTTCTTCCCATATCAATACCCTGGGAAATAAAAATAAGCAGTACAAGTCTTTTATAGGATTGGGATATAATGCAGCTATTATACCAGCGGTGATTCAGCGCAATATTTTGGAGAATCCAGGTTGGTATACCGCTTATACACCATATCAAGCAGAGATTGCGCAAGGTCGACTTGAGGCATTGTTGAATTACCAGACCATGGTGACAGACCTCACAGGAATGGAATTAGCAAACGCTTCATTACTCGATGAATCCACAGCTGCTGCAGAGGCAATGACGCTTTTACTTTCAGTTCGTGATCGCGATCAGAAGAAAAATAACCACGTCAAATTCTTCGTGGATCATGACGTACTACCACAAACTAAGGAACTCTTGAAAACACGTGCGATTCCGCTTGAGATTGAGTTGGTAGAAGGTAATCCTAAAGAAATGGATCTTGATGATACCTACTACGCTATTTTGTTACAATATCCTGGTGCGAGTGGTAATGTGGTGGATTATACCGCTTTCGCGAAAGAGTGTTCGAACAAGGGCATTCGAATAGCAGTCGCAGCAGATATCTTATCATTAGTATTGCTGGAAGCTCCTGGACATTGGGGCGCAGATGTCGTTGTGGGAACGACACAACGATTTGGAATCCCATTGGGATATGGTGGTCCTCATGCTGCATTTTTTGCAACTAGAGAAGAATTTAAAAGACAGATTCCTGGGCGTATCATTGGTGTAACTAAGGATATGGATGGCAAGCGTGCACTGCGCATGGCTTTGCAGACAAGAGAACAACACATAAAACGTGACAAAGCCACCTCAAACATATGTACCGCACAGGTTTTACTAGCTGTTATGGCTGGAATGTATGCTGTATATCATGGTCCACGAGGTCTTAAATATATCGCTAGCAAAGTTCACAAACATGCTGCGACACTTGCAGATGCTATTGAAAAACTAGGCATTTATCAGACTAACGAAAATTACTTTGACACGCTTTCATTTAAAGCAGATTCTGATGCGGTACGCAAGGTTGCCTTAGAAATGGAATTGAATTTTTATTATCCCGATGCAGATACAGTGCAGGTTTCTATCAATGAGACTACATCTCTTGCAGATCTGAATGAAATTGTTTCCGCTTTCGCGAAAGCGGTAAATAAAGAAGCAAATTCCATCACAAGACTATTGAAGGAAACGAACTTAGGAACCGGACGCCAGACCGACTTCCTTACGTTTGAGGTTTTCAATTCGTACCATAGCGAGACAGAATTAATGCGTTACATCAAACGATTGGAGCGCAAGGATCTGGCATTAAATCACTCGATGATTGCTTTGGGATCCTGTACAATGAAACTCAACGCCGCAGCAGAAATGTTGCCGCTATCAGATCCTCAATGGGGAAATATCCATCCATTTGTACCGCTGGATCAAGCAGCTGGTTATCAGGAGATGCTCAAAAAATTAGAGCTTCAATTGAATGAAGCTACCGGTTTTGCAGGAACTTCACTGCAACCCAATTCTGGAGCGCAAGGTGAGTTTGCAGGTCTTATGGCGATACGAGCCTATCACATTTCACGAGGTGATGAGCATAGAAATATCTGTTTGATTCCGTCAAGTGCTCATGGGACCAATCCTGCCAGTGCCGTTATGGCTGGTATGCAAGTGGTGGTCACAAAAGCATTGGAAAACGGGAACATTGACGTTGACGACTTAAGAGAAAAAGCAGAAAAATATAAAGACAGCCTAAGTGCTTTGATGGTGACCTATCCATCCACTCATGGCGTTTATGAAAGTGCCATCAAGGAAATTACAGGTTTGATTCATGAAAATGGCGGACTGGTGTATATGGATGGAGCCAACATGAATGCACAGGTTGGTTTGACCAATCCTGGAAACATAGGCGCAGACGTTTGTCACTTGAATTTGCATAAGACATTTGCCATTCCGCATGGTGGTGGCGGTCCTGGAGTAGGTCCTATTTGTGTGGCAAAAAGGCTGGTTCCGTTTTTGCCTACCAATCCTATTGTTCCAACTGGTGGCGATCAAGCGATTACACCTATTAGTGCAGCGCCTTTTGGTAGTGCGTTGGCATGTCTTATTTCCTACGGTTACATCTGCATGCTAGGTGCTGATGGTCTTAAAAGATCTACGGAATATGCCATCATCAATGCTAACTATATCAAAGAAAGACTCAAAGGAAGTTTTGAATGTCTTTATTCTGGTGAACAAGGTCGTGCCGCTCACGAAATGATCATTGACTGCAGACCATTTAAGGAAAACGGTATTGAAGTAGTTGATATAGCCAAAAGATTAATGGATTACGGCTTCCACGCTCCTACTGTTTCTTTTCCTGTAGCTGGTACGATGATGATCGAACCTACAGAATCAGAAAGTAAGACAGAAATGGATCGCTTTTGTGATGCCATGATTTCCATCAGAAAAGAAATTTCAGAATGTGATAAGGATGAACCTAATAATCTTTTGAAGAACGCACCGCATACGATGATGATGCTTACTGCAAATGAATGGGATTTTCCTTACACTCGCGAACAAGCAGCTTACCCATTAGATTGGGTATCACTCAACAAATTCTGGCCATCAGTTCGTAGAGCAGATGATGCTTATGGTGACCGTAATTTGATGTGTACCTGCGCACCAATGGAAGAATATTTATAG